A section of the Hevea brasiliensis isolate MT/VB/25A 57/8 chromosome 17, ASM3005281v1, whole genome shotgun sequence genome encodes:
- the LOC110635202 gene encoding pectinesterase 1-like, with product MAKQLSFIALAQYTILAIVLAATTVSADDATPIPDTPDGIQAWFDANVKPLADRAGTLEKALEAAEATPKTIKVRQDGSGEFKTITDAVKSIPKGNKERVIVDIGPGIYPEKVTIEVEKPFITFLGPPEKATLAFGGTAAEYGTVYSATLQVDSDFFVASNLIIQNTAPRPEGTRAGQQAVALTIGGTMAAFYNVKMLGFQDTLCDYKGFHFFKDCYIEGTVDFIFGRGKSIYLQTEIRVLADQDQTIVTAQARETETQDVGFSFVHCSITGKGTGAFLGRAWMPMPRVVFAYTSMVEVINPEGWSNNHHPEREAKVFFGEYKNTGPGAAPAERVKFAKQLTEEEVKPFLSLGFIKGTSWLLPPPKA from the exons ATGGCTAAACAACTTAGTTTCATTGCCTTGGCTCAATATACCATCCTTGCCATCGTTCTTGCAGCCACCACCGTTAGCGCTGATGATGCCACACCAATCCCAGATACTCCAGATGGAATACAAGCTTGGTTTGATGCTAATGTCAAGCCCCTTGCTGACCGTGCGGGCACCTTAGAAAAAGCCCTTGAAGCAGCAGAAGCTACACCAAAGACCATTAAGGTGAGACAAGATGGAAGTGGAGAATTCAAAACCATAACTGATGCGGTTAAGAGCATCCCAAAAGGAAATAAAGAGCGTGTTATTGTGGATATTGGCCCCGGAATTTATCCTGAGAAAGTCACCATTGAAGTAGAAAAGCCTTTCATTACTTTCCTCGGACCACCTGAAAAGGCAACCCTGGCATTTGGTGGTACTGCTGCTGAATATGGAACTGTTTACAGTGCCACATTACAAGTGGATTCTGATTTCTTCGTGGCATCTAATTTAATCATTCag AATACTGCACCCAGGCCGGAAGGCACCAGAGCTGGACAGCAAGCAGTTGCCCTTACTATCGGCGGTACTATGGCAGCTTTCTACAATGTTAAAATGCTTGGATTTCAAGACACATTGTGTGATTACAAGGGCTTTCATTTCTTCAAAGACTGTTACATTGAAGGCACCGTTGATTTCATTTTTGGAAGGGGAAAATCCATTTATCTA CAAACAGAGATACGTGTGTTAGCAGATCAAGATCAAACTATTGTAACAGCACAAGCAAGAGAAACTGAAACACAAGATGTGGGTTTCTCTTTTGTACATTGCAGTataactggaaaaggaactggagCATTCTTGGGTCGAGCATGGATGCCGATGCCTCGGGTGGTATTCGCTTACACTAGCATGGTCGAGGTTATCAATCCTGAAGGATGGTCTAATAACCACCATCCTGAACGAGAAGC GAAAGTATTCTTTGGAGAATACAAGAATACAGGACCAGGCGCTGCTCCAGCTGAACGCGTTAAATTTGCCAAGCAACTAACTGAAGAAGAAGTGAAACCCTTCCTTTCCCTTGGCTTTATTAAAGGTACCAGTTGGTTGCTTCCTCCACCAAAGGCATAA
- the LOC110635223 gene encoding putative pectinesterase 63: MANILDFLALAQYTILAIVLAAITVTADDATPIPDTPDGIQAWFDANIKPLADRAGTLEKALEAAEATPKTIKVRADGSGEFKTITDAVKSIPTGNKERVIVDIGPGTYTEKVTIERDKPFITFLGPPDKATLAFGGTAAEYGTVYSATLQVDSDFFVASNLIIQNTAPRPDGKRAGAQAVAFRIGGNMAAFYNVKMLGFQDTLCDDKGFHFFKDCYIEGTVDFIFGSGKSIYLQTEIRVLADAEQTVITAQARETEAQDVGYCFVHCSITGTGTGALLGRAWMPMPRVVFAYTSMAEVINPEGWSSNNHPEREAQVFFGEYKNTGPGAAPAGRVKYAKQLTEEEVKPFLSLGFIKGTSWLLPPPKA, encoded by the exons ATGGCTAACATCCTTGATTTCCTTGCCCTCGCTCAATATACAATCCTTGCCATCGTTCTTGCAGCCATCACTGTTACCGCTGATGATGCCACACCAATCCCAGATACTCCAGATGGAATACAAGCTTGGTTTGATGCTAACATCAAGCCCCTTGCTGACCGTGCGGGCACCTTAGAAAAAGCCCTTGAAGCAGCAGAAGCTACACCTAAGACCATAAAGGTGAGAGCAGATGGAAGTGGAGAATTCAAAACCATAACTGATGCGGTTAAGAGCATCCCAACAGGAAATAAAGAGCGTGTTATTGTGGATATTGGCCCCGGAACTTATACTGAGAAAGTCACCATTGAAAGAGATAAGCCTTTCATTACTTTCCTCGGACCACCTGATAAGGCAACCCTGGCATTTGGTGGTACTGCTGCTGAATATGGAACTGTTTACAGTGCCACATTACAAGTGGATTCTGATTTCTTTGTGGCATCTAATTTAATCATTCAG AATACTGCACCTAGGCCGGATGGCAAAAGAGCTGGAGCCCAAGCAGTTGCTTTTAGGATCGGCGGTAATATGGCAGCTTTCTACAATGTTAAAATGCTTGGATTTCAAGACACATTGTGTGATGACAAGGGCTTTCATTTCTTCAAAGACTGTTACATTGAAGGCACAGTTGATTTCATTTTTGGAAGTGGAAAATCCATTTATCTA CAAACAGAGATACGTGTGTTAGCAGATGCAGAACAAACCGTGATAACAGCACAAGCAAGAGAAACTGAAGCACAAGATGTGGGTTACTGTTTTGTACATTGCAGTATAACTGGAACAGGAACTGGAGCACTCTTGGGTCGAGCATGGATGCCGATGCCTAGGGTGGTGTTCGCTTACACTAGCATGGCCGAAGTTATCAATCCTGAAGGATGGTCTAGTAACAACCATCCTGAACGAGAAGC GCAAGTATTCTTTGGAGAATACAAGAATACAGGACCAGGCGCTGCTCCAGCTGGACGCGTTAAATATGCCAAGCAACTAACTGAAGAAGAAGTGAAACCCTTCCTTTCCCTTGGCTTTATTAAAGGTACCAGTTGGTTGCTTCCTCCACCAAAGGCGTAA